The following are from one region of the Nostoc cf. commune SO-36 genome:
- the glmU gene encoding bifunctional UDP-N-acetylglucosamine diphosphorylase/glucosamine-1-phosphate N-acetyltransferase GlmU gives MVVVAILAAGRGTRMKSSLPKVLHSLGGRSLVERVLESVEPLSPSRRIVIVGYQSEEVQAAMHSIKSLEFVKQTVQLGTGHAIQQLLPYLEDYTGDLLVLNGDLPLIRSETLKEMLQTHTQNQNAATILTSHLPDPTGYGRVFCNDENIVQLMVEHKDCNAAQRENHRINAGVYCFRWPDLAKVLPHLQANNAQKEYYLTDAVTQVGKVMAVDVEDYQEILGINDRLQLAKAYEILQKRVKEKWMLAGVTLIDPESITIDETVELQPDVIIEPQTHLRGNTVIQTGSHIGPGSLIENSQLAENVTVQYSVVINSTVQAGSRIGPYAHLRGQVQVGSGCRVGNFVELKNTQLGDRTNAAHLSYIGDTVVGNQVNIGAGTIIANYDGVKKHRTKIGDRTKTGANSVLVAPVTLGDDVYIAAGSTVTEDVPDDSLVIARSRQVVKPAWRRKSQ, from the coding sequence ATGGTAGTTGTAGCAATTTTAGCGGCGGGACGTGGCACACGCATGAAATCAAGCTTACCCAAGGTTTTACATTCTTTGGGTGGGCGATCGCTAGTCGAGAGAGTTCTCGAAAGCGTAGAACCACTTTCCCCCTCACGGCGAATCGTGATTGTGGGGTATCAGTCCGAGGAAGTGCAAGCCGCCATGCATTCAATTAAGAGTTTGGAGTTTGTTAAACAGACTGTGCAATTGGGAACAGGTCATGCTATCCAACAATTACTTCCTTACTTGGAAGACTACACTGGTGATTTGCTAGTACTTAACGGCGATTTACCCCTGATACGCAGCGAAACCCTCAAGGAGATGTTACAAACTCACACCCAAAATCAGAACGCTGCCACAATTCTCACCTCACACTTACCTGACCCCACAGGCTACGGGCGCGTTTTTTGTAACGATGAAAATATTGTGCAGCTTATGGTCGAACACAAAGATTGTAATGCTGCTCAAAGAGAAAATCACCGGATTAACGCTGGAGTATACTGCTTCCGTTGGCCAGATTTGGCAAAGGTGCTTCCCCACCTCCAGGCAAACAATGCTCAAAAAGAATACTATCTCACTGATGCTGTAACTCAAGTGGGAAAAGTTATGGCAGTGGATGTGGAAGATTACCAAGAAATTCTCGGCATTAACGATCGCCTGCAACTGGCAAAAGCATACGAAATTTTGCAAAAACGAGTCAAGGAAAAATGGATGTTGGCAGGTGTCACTCTCATCGACCCCGAAAGCATCACCATTGATGAAACAGTAGAATTACAGCCAGATGTCATTATTGAACCTCAAACTCACCTGCGGGGAAATACCGTTATTCAAACCGGAAGTCACATTGGGCCGGGAAGTTTAATTGAAAATAGCCAGTTGGCTGAAAATGTCACGGTGCAGTATTCAGTCGTAATAAATAGCACCGTGCAGGCTGGAAGCCGAATTGGCCCTTATGCCCATTTACGCGGTCAGGTACAAGTGGGTTCTGGTTGCCGCGTGGGAAATTTTGTGGAATTGAAAAATACGCAATTAGGCGATCGCACTAATGCGGCACATTTATCATATATAGGTGATACCGTTGTCGGCAATCAGGTAAATATTGGTGCAGGTACAATTATTGCCAACTATGACGGCGTGAAAAAACACCGTACAAAAATAGGCGATCGCACGAAAACTGGAGCCAATAGCGTTTTAGTTGCTCCAGTCACCTTGGGAGATGATGTCTACATCGCAGCTGGTTCGACTGTTACAGAAGATGTACCTGATGATTCTCTGGTGATTGCCCGTAGTCGTCAGGTGGTGAAACCAGCTTGGCGAAGGAAAAGCCAATAA
- a CDS encoding tetratricopeptide repeat protein, translating into MDWEIVKEVVSSTNDLSENEFVKDNTTGSVLGGGAALAAGIALGITSLPLAVPLLIAGGAFGGAAGEKGVKATGKAVTGLFNEVTKGAELLGEKVTQRIGDIKDLFKNEEDFLFRGIERLKHNEYKGAIEDFSRVIDINPKCADAYFFRGCVHSDRHNYKTAIENYTKVIEIDNSYTDAYINRGHVYASSGNDIKAIADYSHVIIHKPENPSNLDIYIKRGSLFLKLKEYGKSLEDYSQAIKINPKTFEAYFMKGCINMELKKYNDAIIDFTEAIKIRPKNTDSYFYRVEAYIALSNEKAALDDLTRVIKFTRGYKEALLKRAKLYFELKDYNQAIIDYTTVIQKDINCFDAYYMRACANNRKGDTNVALENLNELVKINPNYSDAYISRASIYQKNKKYKQAISKLSNCYRNIV; encoded by the coding sequence ATGGATTGGGAAATTGTTAAGGAAGTAGTGTCAAGTACTAATGATTTGTCAGAAAATGAATTTGTTAAGGACAATACAACAGGTTCTGTTTTAGGCGGGGGTGCTGCACTGGCAGCAGGTATAGCACTGGGTATTACTAGTCTGCCTTTAGCAGTACCCTTGCTTATCGCTGGTGGTGCATTTGGAGGTGCAGCAGGAGAAAAAGGAGTAAAAGCTACAGGAAAAGCAGTAACAGGGTTATTTAATGAAGTAACTAAAGGTGCTGAGTTATTGGGTGAAAAAGTCACACAAAGAATTGGTGATATTAAAGACTTGTTTAAAAATGAAGAAGACTTTCTTTTTAGAGGTATTGAAAGACTCAAACACAATGAGTATAAAGGAGCCATCGAAGATTTCTCAAGAGTGATTGATATAAATCCAAAATGTGCAGACGCTTATTTTTTTAGAGGATGTGTTCATTCTGACAGACATAATTATAAAACTGCTATAGAGAATTATACAAAAGTTATCGAAATAGATAATAGTTACACTGATGCATATATAAATAGAGGCCATGTTTATGCTTCTTCAGGCAACGACATAAAAGCTATAGCTGATTATAGTCATGTAATAATCCACAAACCGGAAAATCCTTCTAATTTAGATATTTATATAAAACGCGGAAGTTTATTTTTAAAATTAAAAGAATATGGAAAATCTCTTGAGGATTATTCGCAAGCTATTAAAATAAACCCCAAAACTTTTGAAGCCTATTTTATGAAGGGCTGTATCAATATGGAATTAAAGAAGTACAATGACGCAATTATTGATTTTACTGAAGCAATAAAAATTAGACCAAAAAATACTGACAGTTATTTTTATCGAGTAGAAGCCTATATTGCATTAAGCAATGAGAAGGCTGCATTAGATGATTTAACACGGGTAATAAAATTCACTCGTGGATATAAAGAAGCTTTATTGAAAAGAGCAAAACTATATTTTGAGTTAAAAGATTATAATCAAGCAATAATCGATTATACTACTGTAATTCAAAAAGATATAAATTGCTTCGATGCTTACTATATGAGAGCTTGTGCAAACAATAGAAAAGGTGATACGAATGTGGCACTGGAAAATCTTAATGAGTTAGTTAAAATAAATCCTAATTATTCAGATGCATATATTTCACGCGCTTCTATATACCAAAAAAACAAAAAATATAAACAAGCAATTTCTAAACTTTCAAATTGCTATCGAAATATTGTCTAA